The Polyodon spathula isolate WHYD16114869_AA chromosome 3, ASM1765450v1, whole genome shotgun sequence genome has a segment encoding these proteins:
- the mc2r gene encoding adrenocorticotropic hormone receptor → MLKNNMMDNSTLVSVNKTDCEVVEIPHEIFFAIAMVSLTENLMVVVAVIKNNNLHSPMYCFICSLSIFNMTASVSKTWENIMIVFSKMGHLYSRGELAMKMDDVMDALVCMSFLGSIFSLLAIAVDRYITIFHALRYHTIMTMKRVAAILAGIWTFCAVSGVLMAIFSHYTIIMTCFIILFLISLAMIMFLYVHMFLLARTHARKIASLPGNTVHQKNNMKGAITLAILFGVFIACWSPFFFHLLLIMICPLNPYCECYRSLFQVNVILLMCNSVIDPFIYAFRSVELRSTFRKMICC, encoded by the coding sequence ATGTTAAAAAACAACATGATGGACAATAGCACACTTGTCTCTGTCAATAAAACAGACTGTGAAGTGGTGGAAATCCCTCACGAGATTTTCTTTGCCATAGCTATGGTAAGTCTCACAGAGAACCTAATGGTCGTAGTTGCTGTAATCAAGAACAATAATCTCCATTCCCCCATGTACTGTTTCATCTGCAGCTTATCTATTTTCAACATGACTGCAAGTGTGTCCAAAACCTGGGAGAATATTATGATAGTTTTCTCCAAGATGGGGCATTTGTATTCTAGAGGTGAACTTGCTATGAAGATGGATGATGTAATGGACGCACTAGTTTGCATGTCTTTCTTAGGTTCCATTTTCAGCTTATTAGCCATTGCGGTCGACCGATACATAACCATTTTCCATGCACTGAGGTACCACACTATAATGACAATGAAACGTGTGGCTGCCATCCTGGCAGGGATATGGACATTTTGTGCAGTAAGTGGTGTTCTTATGGCAATATTTTCCCATTATACAATCATCATGACCTGCTTTATTATCCTGTTCCTCATATCATTGGCAATgattatgttcttatatgttcaCATGTTTTTGCTAGCAAGGACTCATGCCAGAAAAATTGCCTCTCTTCCAGGTAATACTGTtcaccaaaaaaacaacatgaaaggAGCAATAACACTGGCAATCCTGTTTGGAGTTTTTATTGCCTGTTGGTCCCCATTTTTCTTTCATCTTCTTCTTATAATGATATGTCCTTTAAACCCATACTGTGAGTGCTACAGGTCACTCTTTCAGGTCAATGTTATTCTTCTTATGTGTAACTCTGTAATTGACCCTTTTATTTATGCCTTTCGAAGTGTAGAATTAAGGAGCACATTTAGAAAAATGATTTGTTGTTGA